The Globicephala melas chromosome X, mGloMel1.2, whole genome shotgun sequence genome contains the following window.
ttataataaaaatgctttaaaacttacaagctttctttttttacgTGAGTTTCAAGAATCATAACATGATAACAAGGGTAGTGACAGTGAGGTTTCAGGGTCTCCTAATGACCTCATAATAAACAAGATCAGGGTTGTTAAGAATTCTACCACATGAATTGACTCAGTGATTTCCCAGTTTATATAACTAGTCCtgcatttctttgttttacaatTGCATGCAATTATTGAAAATATCACTGTGGTTTTCACTCAATCTGCAGGCAATGTCCATCTAGGATAAAAATGCTACAAAATTATGACAATTGAGGGGCTCCTGTATAGCCTTTCACAGTCCAAATTGATTGCCTTGTTTTGCAGAAGCGTCAGGTTCACCTTGTATTGATTTTGTTTTGATCACTTTTCTAACAACTGTTAGAGATATAATTTACAGACATTAAATTGTACACATATGAAGAATACATTTCTAATGAGTAGTGAGTACTGAAAAGTGTATACTCCCACATAATCACTACCACAtttaagatatagaacatttccattacctcAGAAAGTCATGCCCCTTTGCAGTTAGTACCCCAATAAATTTTATTCCAGGAAACAAATAAACTGATTTCTATTACTATAGATAGGTTTTACCTTCTCAGGAatattgtataaatggaatcatattgtacatattcttttgtgcctggcttcatCCATATTATTGCCTGAatcactttgttccttttttttgttcTACTGTTTGTGTTTGGTATTGCAACATAACAAATAACCCCAATACTTAGGGGCTTAAgacaacaaacttttttttttttattttttgatgaacctccatgatgttttctatagtggctgtaccaatttacattcccaccaacagtgcacaagtattctcctttctccacatcctctccaacacgtatttgttgtctttttgttaatagctattctgacaggtgtgaggtgatacctcactgtggttttgatttgcatttctgtgatgattagtgatgttgagcatctatccatgtgtctgttggccatctgtatgtctttcaaaaaatgtctattcaggtcctttgtccattttttaattgggttgggttttttttttttgatgttgagttatatgagttctttgtatatctaggatattaaccacttatcagatatacggtttgcaaatatcttctcccattcagtaagctGCCTTTGGTATTGTTGATAGATTCCTTCACTGTGTATAAGCTTGTTAGTTTGAGgtattcccatttgtttatttctgcttttgtttcccttgtctgaggagactatatccaaaaacatattgctgAGACCAATATCAAATTGCTCAATGTCTATGTTTTCTtacaggagttttatggtttcagttcttatatttaaattcttaatacattttgagttgatttttgtatatggtgtgagaaagtaatCCAGctgattcttttgcatatagctatccagttttctaaCATCatatattgaagagactgtcttttccccattgtatattcttgcctcctttgttgtagattaattgaccatatgtaagattgagtttatctttgggctttctattccCTTCCATaatatctgtgtctgttttttgtaccagtaccatactgtttttgatgactgtagctttgtagtatagtttgaaaggGGGAggatgatacctccagctttgttctttttttctcaaaattgttttggctatttggggtcttttatgtttctatacaaattttagaattatttgttctaattctgtgaaaaatgccattggaattttgatagggcttgcatcaaatctgtagattgccttggggagtatggtcattttgacaatattaattcttccaatacatgaacatggaatatcttttcatttgtgtcatcttaaatttctttcatcaacatcttatagttttctgagtacgtGTCTTTTACCTCGTTGGTTAGATATAGTCCTAGgtatcaatattttattctttttgatacagttgtaaataggattgtttttcttaatttatttctgatagttcattgttagtgtatagaaatgcaacagatttctgtatattgattttgtaccctgcaagtTTACTGATTTcaattattagttctaatagttttatcatggcatgtttaggattttctatatatagaatcatgtcacctgcaaagagtaacaattttatttcttcctttccaaatgctgattacttttcttttgctttcttgtcTAAcagctgtagctaggacttccaacaaaatatatattttattggaatatatcaaataaaagtggtgagagtgggcatccttggcttgttcctggtcttagaggaaatactttcagtttttcacaattgaaaatgatgttggctgtaggtttgtcatatgtggtccttattatgttgaagtatgttccctctatgcccactttgttgagattttttatcataaatagatgttgaattttgtcaaaagctttttctgcatctattgatatgatcatatgtttttattcttcaatttttaatgtagtgtatcacattgatttatttacaGATagtgaaccatccttgtatccctgggataaatctcacttgatcacggtgtattatccttttaactattattgaattcagtttgtaacattttgttgaggatttttccatctatgtttgtcagtgatattggcctataattttcttttttatggtctctttgtctgattttggtatcagacaAAGGGTGATGCTGGACTCATAGATTGAGTTCAGAAGTActctttcctctttaattttttggaatagtttgagaaggataggttttaactcttctttaaatatttgttagactTGATCCattaagccatctggtcccagacttctctttgttgggagttttttgttttttactgattcagtttcattactggtaattggtctcttcatattttctatttcttcctgattcagtcctgGGAGATTGCACAGttataggaatttatccatttcttctaggctgtccattttactggcatgtaattgttcatagtaatctcttatgatcctttgtatttctacagtgttggttttaacttctctttcatttttaaattttatttgggccctttttctttttttcttgatgaatctggctatagacttatcaattttgtttgtcttttcaaagaaccagctcttagtttcattgatcttttcttgggttttttagtctctatttaatttatttctgctctgatctgtattatttctttctttctagtaactttgggttttatttgtttttctttctctagctgctttacacgtaaggttaggttgtttctttgagatttttcttgtttcctgaggtaagcttgtatcactataaacttccctcttagaactacttttgcagTGTTCCATTAggtttggatcattgtgtttccattttcatttgtccccaggtatttttttatttccttttttgatttattcagtgacccattgattgtttagtagcatattgtttagcttccacatgTTTCTGgtttttgcaggttttttttcttgtacttgatttctactttcatgctgttgtggtcagaaaagatgttggatatcatttaaatctttttaaatttattgacttgTTTTTTGGTGTAACCTGtgatctgtcttggagaatgttccatgtgcatttgaaaagaatgcatattttcttgcttttggatggaatgttctacatATATCCATCAAGTCTATAAGGTCTAATGTGTCACtcaaggccagtgtttccttattgattttctgtctgaatgatctatccTTTGAtgtaattggggtgttaaagtctcctaatattattgttttactgtcaatttctccctttgtgtttgttcatatttgctttatgtatttagatatGAATGATAGTACACTTGattttgtcccagaggcctcttaaactctcatttttttttttggggggggggtatgcgggcctctcactgttgtggcctctcctgttgcggagcacaggttccggatgcacaggctcagcagccatggctcacgggcctagccactccatggcatgtgggatcttcctgaaccggggcacgaacccgtgtcccctgcatcggcaggcggactctcaaccactgcaccaccagggaagcccttaaactctcatttttaaaaaattcttctttccCTTCATCTTGGGtcatttccactactctgtcttccagttctctgattcattcctctgtatcatctaatcttctgttgattccttctacagtattttttatttcagttattgtagtcttcagctctgtttgattctttatatttttcaactcTTTTTTGAAATTCTCACTGTGCTCATCCATTTATGCTCATCCATTCTCCTGAATTCAGTGAGCATCTATATGATCactaccttgaactctttattgggtagatagcttatctccactttgcttagttcttctcctggggttttgtcttgttccttcatttgaaacatattcctctatctcctcattttgcctaattctctgtgttcatttctatgtattaggcaGGTTGGTTATATTTCCTCATCTTGGAGAAGTGAccttatgtaggagatgtcctgtTGGGCCCAGTACCACACTCCCTTTTCATCACCAGAGCCCTATGCTCCAAGGATGCCCCCTATGTGGGCTACATGGGCTCTTCTATTGTGGTGGAGTAGACTACTGTGGGCACAGTGGTAGATTGGGTTGACCCCCAGCCCAGTTGGTTGCCAGGCTCTGCCTCTTGTCATAGTTGCCAATCTGCTCATGGGTGGGCCTGGGTCTTGGGGCAGCTGGCTGTGCAGCTGGAGGGCCCAAGGCTGgtgccagcctgctggtgggtgggtaaGCTCCTGTTGCTataggctagagggaggactccaaaataGTGCTTGCCAGTACCAGTGTCCTTGTGGTAGAaggagctccccaaaatggctacTGCCAGCATCTATAGCCCAGAGGGAGTCCCAGTTGTCTCCTGACTCTCTGGGAGGCTcgccaagatcagcaagtgggtccaAACCAGGCACTATGACTTAGAGCTTGTTAGATTTTGTGTGAAACCTTTAAGaacagagtttctgtttcccacagccctctagCTCTCCCATACACAAGTTCCACTGGCTTTCAAAGAAGATTTTCTTGGAACTTGCTTTCCTAGTGCAGGAACACTGGACTGGGGAGTCTGATGTGGAGCTTGGACCCTTCACTCCCTGGGGAAACCCTCTGCGATTGTGATTATCCTCTCATTTGTGAGTTGCCTACCTGGGGGTGTGGGTCTTTACTATACCATGACtccacccctcctacctgtctcattgtagttccttctttatatttttagttatggAAAATCTTGCCTGTTAGTCTTCAGGTTATTCTCATAgacagttgctctgtaaatagttataattttggtgtgcctgtgggaggaggtgagttcagggtcttcctactccaccatgtTGGTCACACCTCAACCATTTTTAATTGTAGAATTCAGTGTCTTTTAGTACACTCACAAATGTACAGTTATCAACACTATCTAGCTCCAGAATATTTTCTTcatcccaaaaggaaaccccaggCCTCTTAGGCATTCACTCCCCATTATCTCCTCTCTTAGCCCCTGGAAACCATTCATTTGCTTTATGTCTTTATGGACCTGCCTATTatggatatttaatataaatacaatcatacaatatgtggccttttgtgtctggcttgtaACTCACTTGTCATTCTTTGCCCAGCCTCATGAAGTTTCACTTTATGTGTGTGCAGCTTAATATATAGCAACAGGCTCAAGGGAAACTTTTAAAAGACTTTTGGAGAATGATTTTCTGCACTAATCAATCATCTCTTGTATTCTTCCTCACAATGCTCCTCCTCTCTATGCCACAATCCATAGGATGCCTTTAGTCAAAATCCAAAGCAATCATAGGGCTCATCTTGATTGCTTCTCTTCTCTCAGGGACGACACCCTTGTGCTGCCAATTGtctagaatctaaaaaaatttgtAGTTATTTGATATATTTGCCCAGTTATCTAGTTATTCAAGGCAGGAGGATATGCCTAATCCAAGTTTTTCCATCATTTGTCATTTGGTTTATTTGAGCATATTTTGCACAATTCTAGGACTATTTGCTTATAGAGTCCCCTCACCCTTTGTGAAGCCATACTGGAAAAGAACCAGCAAGTCAGCCTGGTGTCTACCTAACACACAGGAAAATTCACCCCTCCTTGCCATAGCAATGGGGAGAGTACACTATGTGTCTATCTTCACCCTGCTATCTCTTTTGGATCAACAGAATAAGCAGTGATCTAACTAAGAACTGTACACCAGTACCTTGTTCTTGCAGACCTCTCTCTGTATGTAATTCTCTTAGAGCTTCCACCTCTACTTGgtttaaaagaggaaagaactaTGCTCTCCCTTTCATCCACGAGAAAGGGATAGAATTGACTTTCACCATGTGCCAACCCTGGAGTCAGAATACCTTGGTTAAAATTCTATCTCCACtatttactgtgtgactttgggcaagctacttaacctctgtACTCCTTAGTTTGTTAATAATAGCATTGTGAGTAGTAATGAATAGTAATTCCGTtagtatatgtaaagtgcttagaagagtgcctggtatATTACAAGTATTATGTAAGTATGAAGTACTATCGGTGTTGTTGTTATAATGAATGACACTGAACTCCCCGCAAAGTCTATGGCTCCCACAGTTCTTTACCTGTCACCCTTACCTGTCTCCTTACACTGATTTGGGAGAAGGAGGACTGGGACATTGTTGTAGATACACGGCTTAGACGGGTTTTGGGAAGGTCTTATGAAGGTATCAGGTCCCAATTATTGGACTTTTTTTTCATGATACATAATGCCTCTTTGTCCTCACCTATGAGTCCCATCAACCAATAGTAGGGAAACAAATTAAATCTAACTCAATATCCTACTTTGCTTGCATTTGCATgcatttttataacagcttttaCTTATAGATGGAGATGTATTCTGTGAAATGTTTAGATAAACTAAAGCTGTCCAGATCTAATAGAATTTTTGGAGAATGAAGTAAAATAAGGCAGGGCAGTGACATGATCATATCTGTTGTTTAGAATCTTCATTTTATTGGAAGGTGGCAAGATGTAAGTTAAAGAGGCCAGTAAATGTTGTTGTAGTGGTCGGAGTTTATGGTTGCTTGCCTTTGGGAAGTGACAGGGAAGCCGGAGTGGGAATTGGAAGGATTCCTGAGATACTTTGGAGGTAATCATTGAGACCTGCCACTTATTGGAGCACTTGGTATTTGTCAGTCATGAAGACAATGAAGAAAAAGACCACGCATTTTACAGAAGGTGGAGATGCTGGCAACAGGGAAGACCAGAAAAGCAGGCTTATTAGAAGGATGAACTATGGTATTTGCCATCATTTTTGTAATCTGGTCAGTTAATAAAGAATGACTGctttcaaattggaaaaaaaacacataaatctAATGATCTGCATGAAAAGCCGTTTATAGAGGATTCAGGATTTCTCCACCCCAACAACAAATCATTTGCTTCTATCACAACTAACCATTCCTTAATAACCGTGATAACAATGCCTTACTCTTTTTAagatctcttctctttctcttcttaaatattttctggaaCCATTTACTTCAAAGTTGTTAGTGGCAACTTTGCATTTATAATGAGCCACTGTTTTCCTAAAAACAAATACTAAGAACACatccctgggaattccctggtggtccagtgattaggactcccgtgctctcactgcctgagagggcccgggttcaatccctggtcagggaactaaaattctACAAGCTGCgcagtgcagtcaaaaaaaaaattaaaaaaaaaagttaaaagaaagaacataTCCTTCTTTCTGTTGCATATATTTCAAGCTAACCAATCAACAACAGATTCACTTAGATTAGTACCAAAAGCCTTAGCAACAAAAAGTTTTGTGTGATAAGTGACTAAATGGGGCCAATTTCTGTTAGTGCTTCTAATTCCCCAGTGTGGCTGAGTAAGGTCTAAGGAAACATAAATAGGATAGAGATGTGTGGGAGAAACGAAAAACTATTGGATTCTAAATAAGAGTGTTGAGGAAAGGTGGGATCTTTTAAACACAGTATTGAGGGAGATACAAGGGTATGGTACAAACTGGGAGACAGAGGGCATGATACTGAGATCGAAGCAGTAAAATTTTATGACTGACTTTTGATATCTGAAAATCTAGGTATGTAGGATTATGGACTCAGAAGCTCACCTAATGAAAAGGCCTCACATGCTCAGGAGTGCCTCAAAAAGGTAGCTTCCAGTTGCCCTGTACATCCTAAACTTACAAAAATGTGTCTGCTTGGAGGGTCTATATTTATCTTATGACTCAGCAACAGAAACAGGTGGCTGGGTCTTTTTATCCTCCTATCTTGAATCTTTTTTCCAAATGTATGTACTGTTACCATATTTCTGattattaaaagaatataatatgtttatgggggaaaaggggaaaagaataggaaattatcagaatgaaagtgaaaaccaCAATCCCAGTCATTACTTCCTTCCTTAATTTACCTCACTCCCTCCAATTTGGTTGCAAGAACTGAAGTGCAAGGAAAATGGTGGCTATTAGTGactggggagagggtgggtggagggaagACTGCTCCCTTTCTGTTCTTGTATTTTAAAAGAGGATGAATAATCCTCTCTCTCCACACAACcattaaaaaattgttaatatgACTATGGGAAAATGCAGCCCTTCTCTGGtaatcagagaaaggcaaattccAACTACAGGGAGAAGGGGCCACTTTTGACCTCTGGAATCAGCAATGACAAAAATGAGTGACAGGGcctggtggggggtggtgggtggTTGGTAAGCCGTTCCATTTCTGCAGCACAGTTGGTGGGAGGGGAAAGTGGGGACCAGAGTTGGAGGATGACATAATCCTCACGTGATCAGGAGCTGACGTGAAGTCCTCATATTCCCGGGCTTCTTTCTCCTCTGGGTACCAGCTCCTTACTGCCCTGCAGGCGTTCGTGCTTGTGGCCAAGAGAAAGAGGACGTAAATTCTTTAAATCCCAGAAGGTTGGTGTGAGGGAACCACTGGGACTCTTGGGGTGGTAGTGACTGAATCTAGTGCCTGGAATATGTCTAGGATTGCTTTCTCCAAACCCGTGCAAACTCGTCGGagataattatatttttgaaggggggtggggctggagtaGGTGGAAGTCTCCTGAGAGACATCAGAGGTTTAGTGTAGTTTAGAAATATTCAGCTTCTCTCAGACTAGCAAGATTTCCCTTTatccttcttctcttttcccaaCTCCGCTGGAGGAAATGAGGTGTGGGCTGGTGCGTGGAGAAAGGCTGGAATCCTGAGGTGGAGACAGAGAAATTTAGAGATAATTTGAAAACAGTTCGCCTCATTCAATGCTAGCCTGCGCGAGGGAtgtggaggagtggggagggaggggtggggacagggccCTTGCGGGACTAGGCCTGAGGgttgggggggggttgggggcagAGATTCGGTAGGAAGGGATAAGAACAGGAGGGGAAACAGGAGGTGGGAAATTTGGGGCGACACGGTGATGAGGATCCTAGATTCAAGATAATAACGTGTGTCTTGTCTCTGGCGCTGGTCGATCCACAGAGAACTCCCTCCTTCCCGCCCCTTCCTTTCTGTCTGCAGGTCTGAGGGTCTGTGTTCACAGACATCTCCAGGCAAGTAAAAGAGGAGGAAACTATCCCGAATCGTCTCAGGGAGGGGAGCACTCAGACGGGGTTCTCTGAGGGTGAGAGTTGGGAAGGGCAAGAGCTGGGTAAAATTTGTAGCGGCCCCACAGCTCAACTCCCTGTCTCGCTCCCCTCCTGCCGCCCATCAGAGAGGCCATTAGCCTCGTCTGCTGGAGAAATGGTGGGCTgctgagggaggggaaagggggcggagaaggggtaggggagggaggggtgcatcTCGAACTTCGGAGGGCTGGACCAGTGAAGCAGGGGTGGGAGATTAGGCGACTATCTAGCTTCAGAGAGAAACTGACAAtcttgaatgaaaagaaatgaagcaatcttactctacattttctccctggcCTTAAGCAGGAAACCGCAACAGCATGCAAAAATCCtgcaaagaaaatgaaggaaagcccaagtgcagcgtGCCAAAGAGGGAGGAAGAACGCCCCTATGGAGAATTCGAACGCCAGCAAACAGAAGGGAATTTTAGGCAAAGGTTGCTTCAGTCTCTCGAGGAATTTAAAGAGGACATAGACTATAGGCATTTTAAGGATGAAGAAAAGACAAGAGAGGGAGACGAGATGGAAAGGTGTTTGGAAGAGATAAGGGGTTTGAGAAAGAAATTTAGGGCTCTGCATTCTAACCATAGGCATTCTCGGGACCGTCCTTATCCCATTTAATGCATTTCTCCCCTGAATTCAACTATTTTCTGTTATTAATACTGCAACATTGGTTCCCTTTGTCTGCGTTTTCTTGCTAAATATTTGCTACTGTTTTATTCCAATCCTTCAGTGTTCCTTTGATTTACATATGACTCGTTACCATTTCATCCTTTAACCCAATCTCACTCATTTAATAGGGTTGTTTCATTCGTTTGCATGGGAAGATGCTCATTGTATAttgtaaagtgaaaataatatgttgcaaaaggatatatatagatatgtctatctatatatatcttataGGTACATTTATACATGTCATAATGCAAAAAAATGTCTGAATTATTATACACCAAAAGGTTAACAGTGAATCTCTGtgatctgtattttattttattttttgcctatcTGCATCTtctcattttccaaaataatgaataatataaatgtgtgtatatgtgtgtattactTGTGTCacgaaaaaactaaaataaacagacACAATAAAAGAACTTGCCAATCACCTTTGAAGGGCAATGAAACACTTAATAAACTCTTAATAACAGAACtataagaaagaaatgtaaacttCAAATTATCTCTGGATCTCTTAGCCAGAGAAATAAAACTGGCAATTAGTGTAGATACACTTGCTTAAGACTCAGTCTTTTCATGGGAAAACATTtgcctcacagggctgctgtgggGAAGAAATGAGGTGACTGAGCTGTGCTTGGTGGGCTCTTGTTCCCACCTATGCATACAGAACCCCAACCCACTACAGAACATCAGTTTTGAGGGAGGGATTGTCCTGGCATGACTCAACCAGCGCTCAGGAACAAGTCCAataggcagggaggtggggactTCCATGCCAGGCCTCTGCTGTTGAGCCCCACCCCTGGCTCCCCTGGGTCCTGCCAGGCCTGCTGGGCACTGCTGCCTTTTCTGCTGGGCCCTTTGCTCTCTGCTAGCCCTgctgctggtggtgcagtggagtCCTTGAGTGCCAAAGCCCCGTTGAGTTTCCTGGAGTCCCCAGTGCGTTGAATCCCCACTCTGTCTTCTAAAGCTTCTCTCTGCTTTATAGTGATGCTTAACAGAGGTGGGGACTGTTCCAGGATTGCTTGGGCCACAGTGTTTAGCAGAGTTTTTAGTAAAACAGTCCCTTCCATTTTCAGCCACAGGACACTTCCTCCATAGGAGTCAGACATGATGAGTCCATTTTGGGGgttggaccagggttcaaatttGAGCAAAGGATGTCACGCTATAGTCAGAGTTGCTGCTTGAAGTCTAAGAACTGAGGTTTTGTCTTCTTGCTCTTGTGGGATGATTCCTCCCTGAAGGCTCCTGTCAGGCCTGCCCTACTGGTTCAGAAGACTCTCAGGAGACATGTGTAAATTGCAAAAAGTAATGTAGGAAATAGATCTAGGGAAATAatccccttctctccatcccttccAATCCTGAAACATGTGTAAGAATTCTTTGTAAGACTCATATATGTAtaacacatattatatatataaacatatacacatatatagaaatatatgtatttataccttttagtgtatatatgtacatatattgttttatgtatatgtatatatgtatacttaagCATTATTTCTTAACTGGACTTTGCATTTTCCATTTCAAAGTAAAGactataatatttcattatattttatcatttcattatatttctattgattACTGCTGTGACTTACGCATAgtgggtacttaataaatgtttacttaatTAGAATTCTAGTGTTCTTGGCCCAGTTTTACTTCTGATTgcataaaattggaaataatctaTTTCTCTAGAAACTGTAacttacattttcaaaaagaacCCAATAAGAAAGGAATTATTCCCTAAATTCAGTCtataaaactattatatataaccTTGTATAATTAATTGATGTCTCTCAAAAAGTCAGCTCCTGACATTATAATCTTCTAGAGTGCTTATTACAAATACAAATTTATGACAAATAGctccccatacacacacatactcttaCAAAGTCAGAATTTCTGTGCATATAGCCTTGGAATCTTCATTTTGGGGTTCCCATGAAATTATG
Protein-coding sequences here:
- the TCEAL7 gene encoding transcription elongation factor A protein-like 7; translation: MQKSCKENEGKPKCSVPKREEERPYGEFERQQTEGNFRQRLLQSLEEFKEDIDYRHFKDEEKTREGDEMERCLEEIRGLRKKFRALHSNHRHSRDRPYPI